CCCGCGCATGCAGGGATAACCCAGGCTACAGCGTACTACCCCATTGACCCCAGTCTGGGACATTATCAGTACGACAGGTAGGgttactataataataataatgtactaTCTGTGTGATCCTGCTCAGTACCGGTATGACAGGTATGgttactataataataataataatagtaataataagaaTTGTGTACTACCTATATGACCTTACTCTTGCACAGTACTAATATGACAGCTATGGTTaacataataatattaataataatcataataatgatAAGATTCACCATAATAAtcctaataataacaataatgatagcagcaataataataataataacaatgataataataatcatcatcaaattattattattattaataataaaacAAACAATAATGATGATTGTAATAATattcctaataataataatgttaataTAATTTACTATGTGTGTAATCCTGCTCAGTACCAGTATGCCAGGTATGgttactataataataataataatggtaatATAATGTACTATCTGTGTGATCCTGCTCAGTACCAATATGAGTTAGCAACATTACACACATAATTATGTTCTGTCAAATGGTAGCCCATTTCCCAATCCTTCATATGTGTGTTCACTGACATAAGTAACCTTACCTGTAAGTTAACAACTATTAGAAAAAACCCTGTCTGTTAGAGTACTGGCTTCCAAATGGTCTGGGAATATCATGCCTGATCAAATTCATAGGATTAGTTGATGAGTTGCCAAACTTGAAACTGTTCTTATTGAAGTGTATAATAGGCTTACATGAACTCCACTAGAGAAGTCGGACATAGTTATATCCCTGAGCTTAGCCTCCAGGAGGACCCAAAGTGCTGAATATTACACTAATGCTTTAGGCCCTTTCACCTGGGGCTGCATCATTACACTCAATCAGACAATTCTCCAGTCTGTTTGCCCCAGTCTTCTGGATGGAGAGACAGCTAGCTTAGCGGTGCCCTGTGTTTACTCACCTAGCAGTCAGTCTTCTGGATGGAGAGACAGCTAGCCTATGGGTGCCCTGTGTTTACTCACCTAACAGTCAGTCTTCTGGATGGAGAGACAGCTAGCTTAGCGGTGCCCTGTGTTTACTCACCTAACTGTCCGTCGTCTGGATGGAGAGACAGCTAGCCTATGGGTGCCCTGTGTTTACTCACCTAACAGGGCTTGAGCACACTCATATAGGGACATTATTATTTTGTAAAAGCTCCCCGGGGGTATGTTGGGCTGCAGTGTACTGCTAGATGAATCAACACTATGCATTTCTAATGGACAGGACACAAGGAGTTGTTATCTTGCCTCTCTTCTGCTACAGGAccctatatatagatatataggcctactgttacATAGAAACATTGTTGTAACTCATCTTCACTACTAGATATGGCTGTATGGATGGAGGGACCAGGAGGAAGAACGCCACCCGGGAGACAACcagcacactgaaggcctggctACAAGAGCACAGGAAGAACCCCTACCCCACCAAGGGAGAGAAGATCATGTTGGCCATCATTACTAAAATGACCCTGACGCAGGTGTCCACCTGGTTTGCAAACGCCAGGAGGAGGCTGAAGAAGGAGAACAAGATGACGTGGCCTCCGAGGAACAAGTGTTCTGATGAGAAGAgatatgatgaggatgatgaggcgTCTCAGGAGGAGAACATCAACAGTGAGAACAACGATGATGGTCAGTCCTGGTTCTTTATACAACAAAttaacagtgttctagtcctgTTTCTTTATGTAAAACACTAACAGGCGAATAGTCCTGGTTCTTCATtttatttttaactaggcaagtcagttaattaagaacaaattcttatttataatgatggcctaggaacagtgggttaactgccttgttcaggggcggaacgacagatgtttaccttgtcagctcggggattcgatccagcaacctttcggttacttgtccactaggctacctgctgccctttaTGCAACACATTAACAGTGGAATAGACCTTTACCAGAGGAAGTATGACCCTAAATGTATCATGGAAATGGCTTAATGGCCTAATGGAAATGAAAACACTTTGGGCTGCTTTAGGATGTGTTTTAGATACATTAAAAAGTGAACTGAAAAGCTTGTATGCACAAGATGCACATACATCTAGTTACCACAATGTTACCATGTTATGACCCATTTATTCTGCTGTAATGCAAAGTGCTATGAAACTGCATGGACATCTACCTCATCTTCTTTGAATAGGCATATCTGCCAGGCCTAAGCTCGTTTCAATGATGTGATGCTGAATGCTTCAATGATATTTGACAGTGATACTTTGTATTACAGTTTGATTCCCCTCTTATCGCTGATGTCTCATATCCGTTAATTTCCAGAGAAAGATAAGGATCTCGCGCTGAGTGACCTGGATGACTTCGACATGATCGAATCAGAGAGCTCGGAGTGCGAGCTCAAACACCAGTACCTCATGAACACTCACATGACGACAACTGACTGTTCGAACGACCATCTGAAGGACACATCTTTAAAGATCAGCATACCCGTGTCCCTGGGCggggagcagcagcacagtaaaACCTCACCAGAGGGCTGCGACAGCCGGCAGGGGAAAGCTTGCTACCAACAACAGATACTGGACGGCAAACCACGGATTTGGTCGTTGGCCCAGACGGCCACGTCTCTGAACCAGGCGGAGTACCCGTCCTGTATGTTGAGGTGTCAGCCTCAGCCGGGCCTGCCCGCCTCTCCGGCCGCCTCCTCCCCTATCACGGTTCTAGACAGACGGCAGGACTCTCCCGTTACAACTCTCAGAAACTGGGTGGATGGGGTTTTCCATGACCCGTTGTTCAGACACAGTACTTTGAACCAGGCCCTGACCAACACCACGGTCTCGTGGACCACGACCACCAAGGGTTCGATACTAGAGACCGGTGCTCTGGAAAGTTCTGTTGGGAGCGTCAAAGGACTTCCGTCTCTACAGCACCAAGACTCCACGAAGGACAATATGAATTTCCCTAAAACTGTTAACAAACACTTCTGCTCTTAACACACCAAACCTGCTTGAGTTTATTATTCTGTGGGGgctacttttttgttgttgcaaggATATATTTATGTAATCATATTGGCATTTCACTGGTGAAACTTCCAAACAGGATTCGTTTGAGCGTATTGCTATTTCGTTAAAAAGCACGTAGGCCCGCCTACAAATCTACTGTATCTAAATGTATAACTGACAGTTAACAttagaaatatgtttttttatacTATTCTTTTTCTTATAGCATGCAGATGTTAATCATTTCTATTAAACATTCTTTAAAAAACAGCCGTCATTAATCGATGGTTTGTGAGTAtcactgatgaaagaaaaaagtCACAAATAACCAGTTCTCCTAAAATTGAAGGAGTGTGTTTCAAGTTTGTTCACAAATAAAACGTCGGTTTCTGATGAGATCGTGTTCAGATTGCGTCAATGCTGGTCGCTGTCCAATGTGCTGAAATTATAGCCTATAACGTTTAAGAATTTGCGATAACAAAATTATCTTTGCGTCTTCATCGCCTTGTCTTTAGCTTATCCTATCTTTTTATTTGCTTTTGTCGCCGTTAAGAGATCGTCCGAAGTAGAGAAATACAATGTTTACCATATCGTTCTGGCAAGTGTTGCTTTATAGGTCTATTCACAAGGACCTATTTCTTCAAACACGCATAATTCAAGCCAATAATGACTGACAGTACAGAAAACGTTATGTTTTTTAAAGCTGTTAAATCTATAATCATAAATGTAGTTTTTGAGTCAGTCAACGTCTCCTCTCTCACAGTGAcagggggatgaggggatgagagagagagagagagagagagagagagagagagagagagagagagagagagagagagagagagagagacagagccttcAACAATAATACCAGCTGGCGGGAGATGTGGCTTATTACTCCGCCATAAATAGCCTATAATTGGGATATATTCCTTCATAGCTCTGTCAGACTATCGATCTCCACTCCTCCTGATAATACGATGGAGACATCTAAACCTGATCTTTGATCTCTGATCCAGCTGGAAGAGGGCTCACTTATTCCATGTGGCCGCTAATATTGGCAACAGCCGAGATCATCTGGAGTCAAGTTTTCATCCAGACACTAACCCCTCAATTCTGAGTGCTCTCCAGCCGCCTGCTGAAGGGCTTTACCAGAAGACACGTCTTGGAGTGAAAAGGGCAACGGAACCTGAATTAGTTGTTCCAGATAAAAGGGCAAAAATAAAGAGTGGAGGGTACTTGACAGTAATGGCCTGTGTGAGCTCCTGGGGGACAGCGGgcctgagagggaaagagagctcCTCAGAGAGAAAGCTGCTCTGAGAGAGATGAGGCGTTTTAATGTGAAG
The Oncorhynchus tshawytscha isolate Ot180627B unplaced genomic scaffold, Otsh_v2.0 Un_contig_1660_pilon_pilon, whole genome shotgun sequence genome window above contains:
- the irx4a gene encoding iroquois-class homeodomain protein IRX-4a, with translation MTTNSLTTCCESSGRSIADSRVTASAQTPVYCPVYESRLLATARHELSSAAALGVYGNPYTGSQGYGNYVTYGTDSSAFYSLGTFDTKDATAPAHAGITQATAYYPIDPSLGHYQYDRYGCMDGGTRRKNATRETTSTLKAWLQEHRKNPYPTKGEKIMLAIITKMTLTQVSTWFANARRRLKKENKMTWPPRNKCSDEKRYDEDDEASQEENINSENNDDGQSWFFIQQINKKDKDLALSDLDDFDMIESESSECELKHQYLMNTHMTTTDCSNDHLKDTSLKISIPVSLGGEQQHSKTSPEGCDSRQGKACYQQQILDGKPRIWSLAQTATSLNQAEYPSCMLRCQPQPGLPASPAASSPITVLDRRQDSPVTTLRNWVDGVFHDPLFRHSTLNQALTNTTVSWTTTTKGSILETGALESSVGSVKGLPSLQHQDSTKDNMNFPKTVNKHFCS